A region of Salmo salar chromosome ssa17, Ssal_v3.1, whole genome shotgun sequence DNA encodes the following proteins:
- the LOC106575325 gene encoding mitogen-activated protein kinase kinase kinase kinase 4 isoform X1, protein MANDSPAKSLVEIDLASLRDPAGIFELVEVVGNGTYGQVYKGRHVKTGQLAAIKVMDVTEDEEEEIKLEINMLKKYSHHRNIATYYGAFIKKSPPGHDDQLWLVMEFCGAGSITDLVKNTKGNQLKEDWIAYISREILRGLAHLHAHHVIHRDIKGQNVLLTENAEVKLVDFGVSAQLDRTVGRRNTFIGTPYWMAPEVIACDENPEATYDYRSDLWSTGITAIEMAEGAPPLCDMHPMRALFLIPRNPPPRLKSKKWSKKFCSFIEGSLVKNYNQRPPTEQLLKHPFIRDQPNERQVRIQLKDHIDRTKKKRGEKDETEYEYSGSEEEEEDAGEQEGEPSSIVNMPGESTLRKDFIRLQQENKERSEALRRQQLLQEQQLREQEEYKRQLLAERQKRIEQQKEQRRRLEEGIPTRISALPVCRIPEVLSLLPPPGASQQQRREREMRRQQEREQRRREQEEKRRMEEMERRRKEDDERRRAEEEKRRSDREQEYIRRQLEEEQRHLEILQQQLLHEQAMLLPRTLHQEFKWRELEEQRKAERLHKRLQQEQAYLLSLQHDNKPPQQTQPPQPCQKTKDPKGMSPDSTSKAPQTTSPGPVGDRAPAPQPHFLNNSNAIASRRTSCDNTRSPQAHFLDNVTANAPRRMSSDTTKSPQTTSRDNTTKAPQKPSPNSVDKDSEKTPSDHSDALATQSTDVTKPSQTGVLDGPKSPQTDRSEPSGALGDPRPIREADERFRKNIQGSPQTAPPTKQPPVPPRSEPFSNGGSSESVPPAMHRPMEPQVQWSHLAALKSSSAAPPPVVSRSHSFSEPAVPSFAHLHLRSQEPHSHHHHPSAAAPSAARTDPQPPASGPSDEVPPRVPVRTTSRSPVLSRRDSPLQASAPPSNQAVQRSAGSNAEPRLLWDRVEKLVPRPGSGSSSGSSNSSSQAGSGERFRARSSSKSEGSPLQRPDNAAKKPDDKKDFARPNRPAGDVDLTALAKELRAVDDVRPPNKVTDYSSSSEESGTTDEDDDEEVDQDAADESTSGAEDTRAGRGLSNGETASLKTLLAHDDSENDLTTPSKDGTLVIRQSAGDKKRPAVNVSSSSSGPSVAHGQAVQVHTPPGPGNGHQEKNGFAGRIHLLPDLIQQSHHSPTSSSSSISNSPSSSSSHVSPAMSPQTPLDKLTAIETQSASNTMQKHKSSSSFTPFIDPRLLQVSPSSGSSLNNMAAFGNDGRLVDALRADPSRKGSVVNVNPVNTRPQSDTPEIRKYKKRFNSEILCAALWGVNLLVGTESGLMLLDRSGQGKVYPLISRRRIQQMDVLEGLNVLVTISGKKNKLRVYYLSWLRNKILHNDPEVEKKQGWVTVGELEGCVHYKVVKYERIKFLVLALKNSVEVYAWAPKPYHKFMAFKSFGDLVHKPLLVDLTVEEGQRLKVIYGSSNGFHAVDVDSGAVYDIYLPTHIQTNIQSHAIIILPNTDGIELLVCYEDEGVYVNTYGRITKDVVLQWGEMPTSVAYIRSNQIMGWGEKAIEIRSVETGHLDGVFMHKRAQRLKFLCERNDKVFFASVRSGGSSQVYFMTLGRTSLLSW, encoded by the exons gatgaggaggaggagatcaAACTGGAGATCAATATGCTGAAGAAGTACTCCCATCACAGAAACATTGCCACATACTACGGTGCTTTTATCAAGAAGAGTCCCCCGGGGCACGATGACCAACTGTGG CTGGTGATGGAGTTCTGTGGGGCGGGCTCCATCACAGACCTGGTgaagaacactaaaggaaaccaGCTCAAGGAGGACTGGATCGCCTACATCTCCAGAGAAATCCTCCGG gGACTGGCCCACCTGCACGCCCACCACGTCATCCACCGTGACATCAAGGGACAGAACGTCCTGCTCACAGAGAACGCCGAGGTCAAGCTTG TGGACTTTGGCGTGAGCGCCCAGTTAGACCGGACGGTGGGGAGGAGGAACACGTTCATCGGGACTCCCTATTGGATGGCGCCGGAGGTCATCGCCTGTGACGAGAACCCTGAGGCCACCTACGACTACAGA AGTGACTTGTGGTCAACTGGAATCACGGCCATTGAAATGGCCGAAGGAGCTCCTC CGCTGTGCGACATGCATCCGATGCGAGCACTCTTCCTCATCCCAAGGAACCCTCCCCCGCGACTCAAGTCCAAGAAGTG GTCTAAGAAGTTTTGCAGCTTCATCGAGGGCTCCCTGGTGAAGAACTACAACCAGCGGCCCCCCACCGAGCAGCTGCTCAAGCACCCCTTCATCAGGGACCAGCCCAACGAGAGGCAGGTCCGCATCCAGCTCAAAGACCACATTGACCGCACCaagaagaagaggggagagaaag atgagactgaatacgAGTACAGCGggagtgaggaggaagaggaggatgctggagagcaagagggagagccTAG CTCCATAGTGAACATGCCGGGGGAGTCGACGCTGCGTAAGGACTTCATCCGGCTGCAGCAGGAGAACAAGGAGCGCTCGGAGGCGCTGCGCCGACAGCAGCTCCTGCAGGAGCAGCAGCTCCGTGAGCAGGAGGAGTACAAGCGCCAACTACTGGCCGAGAGGCAGAAACGCATCGAGCAACAGAAGGAGCAGAGGAGGCGACTGGAGGAG GGAATCCCAACTAGAATTTCAGCTCTCCCTGTGTGTCGTATCCCTGAGGTTCTCTCTCTGTTGCCCCCTCCTGGTGCCTCACAGCAACAGCGACGCGAGCGCGAGATGAGGAGGCAGCAGGAGCGTGAGCAGCGCCGCCGCGAGCAGGAGGAGAAGAGGCGCATGGAGGAGATGGAACGGCGGCGGAAAGAGGATGATGAGCGCCGGAGggcggaggaggagaagaggaggagcgaCCGTGAGCAG GAGTACATTCGTCGGCAgctggaggaggagcagaggcACCTGGAGATCCTGCAGCAGCAGCTGCTCCATGAACAGGCCATGCTCCTG CCGCGCACTCTGCATCAGGAGTTCAAATGGCGGGAGCTGGAGGAGCAGCGGAAGGCAGAGCGTCTCCACAAGCGGCTGCAGCAGGAGCAGGCCTATCTGCTGTCCCTCCAGCACGACAACAAACCACCGCAGCAGACACAGCCGCCGCAGCCCTGCCAAAAGACTAAAGACCCCAAGGGAATGTCCCCCGACAGTACTAGCAAAGCCCCTCAGACAACGTCCCCGGGCCCCGTTGGCGATAGAGCCCCAGCTCCACAACCCCACTTCCTCAATAATTCTAATGCTATTGCTTCACGGAGAACGTCCTGCGATAACACTAGGTCCCCACAAGCCCATTTCCTGGACAACGTTACTGCTAACGCCCCACGGAGAATGTCCTCGGATACCACAAAGTCCCCACAAACCACGTCCCGGGATAATACGACCAAGGCCCCTCAGAAACCGTCCCCAAACAGTGTTGATAAAGACTCAGAAAAGACCCCCTCTGACCATAGCGATGCCCTAGCCACCCAGTCCACAGACGTTACTAAACCCTCACAGACCGGGGTCCTAGACGGCCCCAAGTCCCCACAGACAGACCGCTCGGAGCCTAGCGGCGCTCTCGGTGATCCTCGGCCAATCAGAGAG GCCGACGAGCGCTTCCGAAAGAACATTCAGGGCTCCCCCCAGACCGCCCCACCCACCAAGCAGCCCCCCGTGCCCCCCCGCTCCGAACCCTTCTCTAACGGCGGCTCCTCCGAGTCCGTCCCGCCTGCCATGCACCGACCCATGGAACCACAG GTCCAGTGGTCCCACCTGGCCGCTCTTAAGAGCAGCAGCGCCGCCCCGCCCCCCGTCGTGTCTCGCTCCCATTCCTTCAGTGAACCCGCCGTTCCTAGTTTTGCACATCTCCATCTGCGCTCCCAGGAGCCCCAcagccaccaccatcacccctctgCTGCCGCACCATCAGCTGCACGCACTGACCCCCAGCCCCCCGCCTCGGGCCCCAGCGACGAGGTGCCCCCCAGG GTTCCAGTGAGGACAACGTCCAGGTCCCCTGTGTTGTCACGCAGAGACTCTCCTCTCCAGGCCTCCGCCCCGCCTAGCAACCAGGCAGTACAGAGGAGCGCCGGCAG TAATGCGGAGCCACGTCTGCTGTGGGACCGAGTGGAGAAGCTGGTTCCCAGGCCCGGCAGTGGCAGCTCCTCCGGCTCCTCCAACTCCAGCTCCCAGGCCGGCTCTGGGGAGAGGTTCAGAGCACGct catCGTCTAAGTCTGAGGGCTCCCCACTGCAACGCCCCGACAACGCTGCCAAAAAGCCTGACGACAAGAAGGACTTTGCCCGACCCAACCGGCCAGCC GGTGACGTG GACCTGACGGCCCTGGCCAAAGAGCTGCGGGCGGTGGACGATGTGCGTCCCCCCAACAAGGTGACGGACTACTCCTCCTCCAGCGAGGAGTCAGGCACCACCGACGAAGACGACGATGAAGAAGTGGACCAGGACGCAGCAGACGAGTCCACCTCGGGAGCGGAGGATACCAGGGCCGG GAGAGGTCTGAGTAACGGAGAGACTGCATCCCTGAAGACCTTGCTGGCCCACGACGACTCAGAGAACGACCTCACCACACCCTCCAAGGATGGCACCTTGGTCATCCGACAG AGCGCGGGCGACAAAAAGCGCCCGGCGGTCAAtgtctcttcatcctcctccggTCCCAGTGTGGCTCACGGTCAAGCCGTTCAAGTACATACTCCTCCCGGTCCTGGTAACGGTCACCAGGAGAAAAACGGCTTTGCCGGCCGCATTCACCTGCTGCCAGACCTTATTCAGCAGAGCCACCACTcccccacctcttcctcctcttccatctccaactccccctcctcctcctccagccatGTCAGCCCAGCCATGTCCCCCCAGACCcccctggacaagctcactgccATCGAG ACCCAATCGGCCAGCAACACCATGCAGAAACACAAgtcttcctcctccttcacccCCTTCATCGACCCACGCCTCCTGCAGGTCTCCCCCTCCAGCGGCAGCTCCCTCAACAACATGG CGGCCTTCGGGAACGACGGGCGGCTGGTGGACGCCCTGCGGGCTGACCCGTCCCGTAAGGGCTCCGTGGTCAATGTGAACCCGGTCAACACACGCCCCCAGAGCGACACGCCTGAGATCCGCAAGTACAAGAAGAGGTTCAACTCTGAGATCCTGTGTGCTGCACTATGGG GTGTCAACCTGCTGGTGGGGACAGAGAGTGGTCTGATGCTGCTGGACCGTAGCGGTCAGGGGAAGGTCTACCCCCTCATCAGCCGACGGCGCATCCAACAGATGGACGTCCTGGAGGGACTCAACGTCCTGGTCACTATATCAG ggaagaaGAATAAGTTGCGTGTGTACTACCTGTCCTGGCTGAGGAACAAGATTTTGCACAACGACCCAGAGGTGGAGAAGAAGCAGGGCTGGGTCACTGTAGGAGAGCTGGAGGGCTGCGTACACTACAAAGTCG TGAAATATGAGAGGATCAAGTTCTTGGTTCTTGCCTTGAAGAACTCCGTGGAGGTCTATGCGTGGGCCCCCAAGCCGTACCACAAGTTCATGGCCTTCAAG TCGTTTGGTGACCTGGTGCACAAGCCCCTGCTGGTTGACCTGACGGTGGAGGAGGGCCAGAGGTTAAAGGTCATCTACGGCTCCAGCAACGGCTTCCACGCCGTGGACGTGGACTCTGGGGCGGTTTACGACATCTACCTGCCCACACAC ATCCAGACCAATATCCAGTCCCATGCCATCATCATCCTGCCCAACACGGATGGCATTGAGCTGCTGGTGTGTTACGAGGATGAGGGCGTCTACGTCAACACCTACGGACGCATCACCAAAGACGTGGTGCTGCAATGGGGCGAGATGCCCACCTCAGTGG CCTACATTAGGTCCAACCAGATCATGGGCTGGGGGGAGAAGGCCATAGAGATCAGGTCTGTGGAGACAGGACACCTGGACGGGGTCTTCATGCACAAGAGAGCCCAGAGACTCAAGTTCCTGTGTGAGAGGAATGACAAG GTGTTCTTTGCGTCGGTGCGCTCTGGAGGTTCCAGCCAGGTCTACTTCATGACCCTGGGCCGTACCTCCCTGCTTAGCtggtag